In Clostridium omnivorum, the DNA window TTTTGCATGTTTAGTTGATGGTTCTTCAAAATTAGGCACCGCATTGCTAACAGCTTCAACGCCAGTTAAAGCTGAACATCCTGATGAAAAAGCTCTTAGCAGCAAGAATATAGTTACAGAGCTTTGAGCCGCAACTTCTGTAGCTGGTGGAGGACTTGGCACAACTCCAGTGACTCCATATTTAACCATGCCTACTATAACCATTGTTACCATTCCCAAAATAAAAGCATAAGGAGGAATACTAAAAATTTTTGCTGATTCTGTGATTCCTCTCAAATTACCAATCATAATAAATACTAATATTACTAGACAAATGAGCACCCTGTGCTTTTCTAAGATTGGAAATGCTGAAATAATTGCTGCTGTGCCTGCTGCTATACTTACTGCAACAGTCAGAGTATAATCCACAGATAAAGCCGCACCTGCAGAAATCCCTGATATTAGACCCAGGTTCTCTTTTGCTACAATGTATGCACCGCCTCCGTTAGGGTAATTCTCAATAGTTTGTCTGTATGACAAAGTTATAAGAATTAGCAGACCAATTATCGCTGATGACACTTGGAGCATGCTTCCATAAGCTAGTATTCCAACCACTGGGTACAAAACTAATAATATTTCCTCTGTGGCATACGCTACAGAGGATATTGCATCACTAGATAATATGGGAAGCCCCATAAATACACTATATTTTTCTCCACTTAAGGCTTCATTTTTTAATGGTTTACCTATTAAAAATCTTTTTAAGGAATCAAGCATAATAATAACCTCCTGCCTTCACCAAATGCATAAACTTATTATGCCCATTAGTTTTCAAAATACTTAATATCCTCTACTAGAATTCTTTACCATTAGATTTTTCAAACTCCAATAACAGTTGATTATCTATTTTTATTTATTCTTCTATAATTCATTTTCTTGAAAAAACTGTAAGAAATTCTTCATTTTTATAATAGGCAATTCGTAATAACCTTCCTATATGATAAAAATATAACTAATAACCATGGGAGGGATTTTTTATGGAAGGGGCATCCATTAACAGCAGAAAATCAAAAGCTAAAAATTCAAAAGGTGTTGGGGCAAAATATATACTCTTGATCACTACATTGCTAATAACAGCTATATCTATCTGTGCTATTAATTATTTTATTTATGTAAAAACATCACCTAAGCAAAGCTTAAGAGAAAATATATATGGTTCTATGCTTAATTCAAAAACTAGGTTAAGAGCTTATAATGAAGCTGTAAAACTTAATGGAGGCACTTCAGCAAATACTTGTGTTTATTTTATATCAGAAGTTTTACGAATAAATGGTATAAAAATTGATGATAGTATTTGTAACACAACACAGCTTTTAGGTATAATGAAAAAGGAAGGCTATAAAAAAGAAACCGATTATAAAAAATTGATGCCAGGTGATATTTGTTTTACTACAGATGAAAAAATGAATAAAAATGGCACTCCTACACATACTTACATTTTTATGGCCTGGAAAGAAGCTGGAAAGTATGATTACGCATATATATGCGATAACCAATCCAAGGACTATGGTGGAAAACTTTATCACCTGAGAAATATCACCAAATCAGAAACTATAAACGGGAATGCAAAAGAGCCCTTTAGTTTCTTTATGTATAAATAATAATCTTATTAATGGCAGAAGCCAAATTAAAGGGGTATGAAAATGAGCACTTATAATGTACTTGTTGTGGATGATGAAAAAGAAATCAGAGATGCTATAGAAGTGTATCTTAGGAGCACAGAAAATGTAAATATTATTAAAGCTGCAGATGGATTAGAAGCCTTGGATGCGCTAGAAAACACTGAAATTCATGTTATAATTTTAGATGTTATGATGCCAAAGCTTGATGGAATTAGAACCTGTATGAAAATAAGAGAAAAAAGGAATATTCCAATAATAATGCTATCCGCTAAAAGTGAAGATACAGATAAAATTTTAGGTCTTAATATAGGAGCTGATGATTATATTACTAAACCTTTTAATCCATTAGAGCTTGTCGCAAGAGTAAAATCTCAGCTTAGAAGATATGTAGACTGGGGACATACTTCAAAGATAGCAAATTCAAATGAAATAGCAATCGATGAATTGGTTATTAATAAAGATAGCCATATTGTAACCCTAGATGGTACTGAAATAAAGCTAACGCCAATTGAATACGATATTTTATTACTTTTAGCTGAAAATCGAGGAAGGGTATTCTCTTCTGAAGCAATTTATGAAGGTGTTTGGCACGAGCCAGCTTTTAGACCAGAAAATACCGTATCTGTACACATTAGAAGACTTCGTAAAAAGATTGAAATCAATCCAAAGGACCCTAGATTTGTAAAGGTTATATGGGGGGTAGGCTATAAAATTGAAAAATAGAGTTATTGACAATCCTTACATACAAAATTTTTTAGAAAAAAGCCTATTTATTATTATTTTAGTATTAATATTGGCTACAGCAAAAATATCCTCTGCCATAACTGCCATAAATAGTTCTAACGGTAGTATCAATTCAATGAAAAGTCAGATAGCTTATTCTAATAATAAGCTGGACGATTTAAAAAAATATGAAAGTTCCATGAAAAATACCAGCTGGATCACCTACGATATGTGGATGAAAGGCTGTGCAAGTATAAGCAATATTTATATATACGATACTACAAATAAATTAAAACTTTTATCTGAAAAACCACAAGACCAGCTAGATAAATTTAGTAAAGACTTTAAAATAGAGACAGCTGGCAATACATATAATAACGTGGTTAAATTTATTATTATAGATAAAAGTAAGGGAACTTTTATAACCAATGATATTGCAAACTTTGATTATATAAAGGCTAACTTAAAAACTTTTTCAGCTGAAAATGGTGATTTATTCAATTATGTCTCAAATAAAGGAAAATGGTATAATATATCCTATAATTCAGATAGTGCACCTGCAAATAGGTATAATAGCAATTATCAACTAATTAATTCTACTAATTTTGTAGAAGCATACTGGTTTCCAAAAGATTATAATTATTCAAAAGATGATGATGCTCTATTAAACGGCATGCTTGATGAAGCAAAAAAGGATTTTACAACCTCTAATGATGCAAGTAACAAATATATAGAAGAACTACAAAAAAATATATTTGATTATAAAATATCAATAGTTTTTTATTCCATAATTATACTAATACTTTTAACCTCAATATATTTCCTAGGAAAAGAAAGAATTATAAGAGCATTAAGGTATAACTTTGTAACCAACTCCATTAGAGCTATTAATAACTGGTTTGAAAGAAGAGGCAGCTTATTTAAGATTAGTGTATTTATTATTTTTACTTCGTTGTCACTATTTATGATTGTAGGTGTATTGATATTTTATCATAGCATTAATTCTAGTTCTTTGCTTATTGCAAGTACCATTGTTCTATTATATTCAATTGTTATTTTCCCTAAAATTATTAGTTATTCAAGGTATATTGATGATATTATTAGAGGTATATCTAAAATAACCAGTGGTGAACTAGAATATGTTATAGACGAAAGCGGAGACAAAGCCCTTTCATCTCTTGCACATAATATTAATAAACTTAATAAAGGCTTTAAGGTATCAATTGAAGAACAAATCAAAAATGAAAAACTTAAGAGCGAACTGGTAGCAAATGTATCCCATGACTTAAAAACGCCACTTACTTCAATAATAAACTATACAGATATATTACTAAGAGAAGATATTTCAGAAGAGGAAAAAGAAGAGTTTTTAAAGATAATCAACAAAAAAGGCTTGAAACTTAAAAGCTTAATAGATGATTTATTTGAAATATCAAAAATAACTAGTGGTAAGGTTGAGTTAAACAAACACAGTGTAGATGTAGTTGAACTCATTGGCCAATCCATAGCTGAGTATTCTGATACAGAACTTTATTTCGACAAACATTTGTCCTTTGTTTTCAAAACTTTTACTAGCAAGATTGAAATGGACTTAGACGGAAGCAAAATGTCTAGAGTTTTTGAAAACCTCATAACCAATGCATTAAAATATTCTTTAAATGAAACAAGGGTTCATGTGGAAATTGAAGAGGTGAAAAAAGGTATTAAAATATCCTTTAAAAATATATCCTCCTCCCCTCTTGATTTTGATAAAGAAGAAATATTAGAGAGATTTGTTAGAGGAGATAGATCAAGAAATTCAGATATAGATGGAAATGGATTAGGTTTAGCAATTGCCAAAAGCATAGTTGAACTCCACGGAGGGATAATGTATCTTGATTTTGATGGAGATTTATTTAAATGTATAATTGAACTTTATTATTAAAAAGGCGAGTTCTAAGGAACTCGCTTTTAATTAATTACTTTTATAAATATTATAGTTTAAATCTAGAAATTATATCTTGAAGTTTAATAGCCATATCTGTTAAGTTTTCTGCTGCATTTGAAACTTCATTCATTAATGAGGTCTGCTCTTCAGAGGCTGCAGCCACGTTTTGAGTATTTGCCAAGGAATCCCTTGATAAGGAAGCTATATTTTCTACATAACCATTCAATATTTCAGCACTCTTAGAAATTTCATTTATAATTTCTGAAACGCTATCGACTTCTCCTGATACTATGTCAACTGCAGAAGATATCTCTTCAAATGACTTTCTAGCATTTTCAACCATTATTTTGCCAGTGCTAACCGCTTCAGTACCTACATTCATAACGCTAACTGCTTCAGTTATTTCTCCCTGTATTTCATCTATTAAGGTACTTATATGTCCAGCTGCTTCAGCTGACTGCTCGGCAAGCTTTTTAACTTCATCTGCTACTACTGCAAAGCCTTTTCCATGCTCTCCAGCTCTCGCAGCTTCAATAGCGGCATTTAATGCAAGCAAATTAGTTTGTCCAGAAATCGTTGTAATCATAGAAATTATTTGGCCAATTTCTGTTGATTTTTTACCAAGTAGGTTTACTACTTCTGTAGACCTTATAACCTTGTTATTAATTTCATTCATCTGTTCCATTGCTTTAGCTACAACTTTTTTACCTTCACCTGATCGTTTCGAAGCTAAAGATGATGCATCTGATACTCCCTCAAAAGTTTCTGCTATTTTCTCAAAATTCTTTGAAATTTCCATTACCTTATTTGCTGTATCTTCTGTAATTCCTGACTGCTTCTCTGAATATTCAGCCATCTCCTGAGCAGAAACTGCGATTTGCTCTGCCGCAGTGTGGGTTTGCTCTGCACTGGCGGTTAATTCCTCAGAAGTTGCAACAATTTGCTCTAGACTTTCACTTACGTTTAACACTACCCCTTTTAAAGCCTCTGACATATTATTTAAATTTACAGTCATTTTCCCTAACTCATCTTCTGATCTGGCTTTTATAGAGCGGGTCAAATCACCACTTGCAATATATGCTGATAGTTCATTTACTTCTCCAACATGCTTATTTATGTATGAGCTATAAAGTACTACAATAATGACTAAGCATATTAAAGCAATAATTCCTACAGCTGAAAGTATATACAATAAATTATTTATCGGCTGATAAAGTTCGCTATAAGGAATCCTTAAAGCTAGTATCCAATTTGTACCTGTAATAGACTTGTAATATACTAATTGTTTACCATTATCCTCATAGCTGTTAGTACCATTTTTGCTTTCAATCATTGTTTTTCCTAGACTTGCTAAACTAGTATTTTTTTCGTCTGTAATTTTAACCTTAGTCAATTTTGAAGCATCAGCCCCCGCAATATACGTTCCATTAGAACTAATAAGCATTGCACTGCCTGATTTTCCAATTTTTATATCGCTAACTGCAGCTTGTAGACTTTTTAAATCTACATCACCAGTAATTACTCCTAAAAAGTTCTTTTGTTCATCAAAAAATGGAACTGATTCAGTCATAAAGGTGGTCTTTGAAGTATCGTCATAATAAGGATCTGTCCAATATATTTTATTATTGGCTTTAGCTGCTTTATAATAATCTTGACCTAGATAATTATATTCAGCAGTCATATAGTCTTCTGTATAAACAGTTTTGTCACCATCTTTATACACATATGGTCCAAATAGCCCCATATTATTATATTTACCTGGTTCATACCATACTCCCACCCCATAAGTATCGGAATTTAACAGTGCGGTATCTCCTAATATCTGTTTATACTGTTCTTTAGTTAAATTTGTTCCTGCTGCTGCCATTACCTTTGCAACACTCTCCGTTACTTTGCTGTGATTTTTCAGCCTATCTTCAATTGAAATTGAAGAACTCTGGGCTGCATAATCCATTTTTCCTTTAATTTCAGTATCAATTATTAATTTCCCAGCCATATAACTTACTACAGTGATAATTAATAAAACGACAAACGTGAATGGTATTAATGCTAATATTGTTCTCATCTTAATGCTTTTTATTTTCATAGCGTACAGACACCCCCTCAAATAGTTAAAATAATTTAGCTATGTACTTTATTAAAGTTAAGATATATTAATATTATCGAAGCTTTTACATAAAAATTTATATTTTTACGAAAGATTAATTTATAAAAATTCAATTTTCTGTATTTTCTCATAACATGGAAATAATCCTATATATTAACTCACACAATATAAATTTAAACCATTTGAATAAATATTATGATATTATCGATAAAACATTAAATAAAAATACTGCAAACAACTTATTTCTATGTTATTCGCAGTATTTTTACATTTTTATATTTCCATTATAATTGGTATAATACTAGGTCTTCTTTTTGTTTTTTCATATAAATACTTTTCTAGTGCCTTTTTCATATTTGCCTTCAGTAAATACCATTCAATAATTTGGTTTTCTAAGCAGTTTTCTAATTCCTTTCTTGCAATTTCCTTTGCTTCATTAATTAGCTCCTCAGATTCCTTTGCATACACAAACCCTCTTGTTATTATATCTGGTCCTGCAATAATACTATAGGTTTCCTTTTCAATAGTTGCTACAATTGTAAGCATGCCATCCTGAGCTAAATTCTTTCTATCTCTTAATACAATATTGCCTACATCTCCAACTCCTATTCCATCAACATATACTGAACCACAGCGAACTCTTCCTGAAATTGCTGCACTCTTATCTGATAATTCTAGAACCTGACCTGTTTCTAAGGTAAAAATATCATCTTTATTCATACCAATATTCATTGCCAGCTCTGCATGTTTCTTCAAATGTCTATATTCTCCGTGTACTGGCATAAAGAATTTAGGGTGAACTAGGGTATGAATCAATTTTAGTTCTTCTCTATAAGCATGCCCTGAAACGTGTACTTCTTCAATGTCCTCATAAATTACATCTGCACCTTTTTTAAATAATTCATTAATGACCTTGGAGATTAATTTTTCATTTCCTGGTATTGGTGACGCTGATATTATAAACAAATCTTTGGGCTCAACTTTAACTTTCCTATGAGTAGAAAAAGCTATTCTTGCAAGAGATGCAACAGGTTCACCTTGGCTACCTGTTGTTATTATTGTTATTTGATTATTTGTGTACCTGCTTATTTCATCTGCACTTATTAAATACCCTTCAGGTATGTGCAGATATCCGAGTTCTATGGCCATTTTGGAGATATCCTCCATGCTTCTTCCTACAAAAGTTACTTTTCTACCATACTTCACAGAGGAATTTACTATCTGCTGCATTCTATGAATATTTGATGCAAAAGTAGCTACAATAACCCTACCATCCGCTTTTGAAAAAATTCTATTAAAGGTTTCTCCTATAGATCTTTCGGACATTGTGTAACCTGATCGTTCTACATTTGTACTATCTGCCATAAGAAGCAGAACTCCTTTTTTCCCTAAAGTGGATATTCTTTCTAAGTCCATAAGCTTTCCATCAATAGGTGTATAATCAACTTTAAAATCGCCAGTATGTAGTACTATCCCTACAGGCGTATGTATAGCAATACTGCAAGAATCAGCAATACTATGTGTATTTCTAATAAACTCAACACTAATATTCTGCAGCTTCACTACCTCACCTGGCTCAACACTGTACAATTCACAATCATTAGCTATACCATGTTCTACCAATTTATTTTTTACTATTGCTAATGCTAATTTTGTTCCAAATACAGGAACATTCAATTGCTTTAAGATATAAGGTAATGAACCAATATGATCTTCATGTCCATGAGTAATAAAAAAGCCTTTAACCCTCTCTGAATTCTCCAACAAATACGCTATATCTGGTATAACTAAATCTACACCATACATTTCTTCATCTGGAAAAGACACTCCACAATCAATTACAATAATCTCATTCTTGTACTCTATAGCTGTTATATTTTTCCCAATTTCTCCGAGGCCACCTAAAGGAATGATTCTTACATTATCTGTATTTGCCATATAAATTTCTCCTTTTTAAAATAATATCTTTTTATATTTTGCACATTATAAATGTATTAATTCTAAATTTTATTTTTTTCTTCATAGATTTATTTTTATACTGCTAAAAAAGTAAAAAAAAACTAACTCTGCTTTTACTAGAGCTAGTAATTAACTTATTTTGATGTAATCCTACTAATTTTATCTGCTTCAATTAATTCGCTTTTACTGAAGCCTTTTCTAAAATATCTAATTTGTTTATACTTAACCCCGTTCATTTCAAAATCTAGTACATCTATTCTATCTCCACTATATATCACTGGCTCTTTTTCACCTTTAAAAAACACATGTACTTCCACTTTATTCACTCCTTGAATCTATGCTGTAGTTAATATATAGATAATATATTTTATTTTACCTTCCTAATAGCTTAATTTCAACCCTAATCTTATATAAAATCTTCATTGAACTATTTATTAGTTATGACAAACCTTTTTTAACCTCTAAAAGGTAGCTTTTTCTTACTATATAAAAATATATAATTTGTGCTGCCATCATAACTCCAATTAATTGCAATGCAGGTATAGTTATTGCTATATCAAAAGCATATTTTAACGAACTAATAGCAAAGAAAAAATGTATAACAGCAATCAGATATGGAAGTAAGAATAATACTCCTATTTCAATGTTTAATATTTTCTTTATTTCTTTATAAGTCAAGCCTATTTTATTTAACTGCTTATATTTAGTTTTATCCTCTATAACATCCATATAGCACTTATTATATAAGAAGCTTCCAGTTGTAGCAAAGAAAATAAGTCCAATAAAAATCGCACTGAATAGAATTACACCATAACCTATCTTAGTGCTCTCTAATATGTGAGCTTTTAAAAAATTAGTGTAAGTTTTATTTCCATCATCGCTGCCGAATTTATTATAGTAATTATTGCATATATCTAAAGTTTCCATGTAATTCTCTACATTGATTTCATTAAAATAGCACCTTTCACCTTTTACCTTTTTATAAATATCATCTTTTACTATAAATACGTCTCCATAAAATGCTGGAAGTATTCCTTTGCTGCTCCTTTCACCTACTTTTAATTGAATATTATCAAATATAATATTTTTTCTGTTATATTCAATTAAGGATGATGCTATTATTGTATCATTGTCATTAAGTGCCACAGTACTTAAGTTTAACAATGTTGCTAGCTTCTTATAGCTTGACTCTTTTATAATAACTACTTCATCTTTTCCACCCTTAGGAATAACATATTTAAACTCTTCATTAATCTTATTGTAAGTCAAGCCTTTGCCTTTCAGTGAGTTTTCTATAAAATCTGATTTTAAATCAACTCTGTCTTTATTGTTATAAACATCAGAATAGAAAAAAGCATGTGGGAAATCTCTATCTATTTGGTGCTCCTTATCACGCCAGTAGGCATATACTGAACCTATTGCTGTAAGTGCAACTGTTGAAGTTATAGTAATTAGAAAGAACATTCTGGTATTATCTTTTATTCTGTACAGTAAATTCGATACCCATAGTACTGTAGTTT includes these proteins:
- a CDS encoding ribonuclease J; protein product: MANTDNVRIIPLGGLGEIGKNITAIEYKNEIIVIDCGVSFPDEEMYGVDLVIPDIAYLLENSERVKGFFITHGHEDHIGSLPYILKQLNVPVFGTKLALAIVKNKLVEHGIANDCELYSVEPGEVVKLQNISVEFIRNTHSIADSCSIAIHTPVGIVLHTGDFKVDYTPIDGKLMDLERISTLGKKGVLLLMADSTNVERSGYTMSERSIGETFNRIFSKADGRVIVATFASNIHRMQQIVNSSVKYGRKVTFVGRSMEDISKMAIELGYLHIPEGYLISADEISRYTNNQITIITTGSQGEPVASLARIAFSTHRKVKVEPKDLFIISASPIPGNEKLISKVINELFKKGADVIYEDIEEVHVSGHAYREELKLIHTLVHPKFFMPVHGEYRHLKKHAELAMNIGMNKDDIFTLETGQVLELSDKSAAISGRVRCGSVYVDGIGVGDVGNIVLRDRKNLAQDGMLTIVATIEKETYSIIAGPDIITRGFVYAKESEELINEAKEIARKELENCLENQIIEWYLLKANMKKALEKYLYEKTKRRPSIIPIIMEI
- a CDS encoding response regulator transcription factor, giving the protein MSTYNVLVVDDEKEIRDAIEVYLRSTENVNIIKAADGLEALDALENTEIHVIILDVMMPKLDGIRTCMKIREKRNIPIIMLSAKSEDTDKILGLNIGADDYITKPFNPLELVARVKSQLRRYVDWGHTSKIANSNEIAIDELVINKDSHIVTLDGTEIKLTPIEYDILLLLAENRGRVFSSEAIYEGVWHEPAFRPENTVSVHIRRLRKKIEINPKDPRFVKVIWGVGYKIEK
- a CDS encoding ABC transporter permease → MNFREFAAKNVHRNAKAYYAYFFSSTISASLLFSYTMIIFHPGFKIDILPRYLKNSLYITTVIAYLFLCLFVFYSISVFLKSRYKEFGILYILGSSKRQLQKMIRIENMIISSAAAVTGLFIGLIFSKVLLAASGKLLGYNALEFYFPGKAIIITLSAFIFIGMLSSVFCAFIIREDKVLSLLKGTKRPRTEPRASVILAVICAALLLTGYYLSITSNENTIAYRIIPVTAMVIVATYLLFSQLSVFIIKLMKKNRKLYMKKTTVLWVSNLLYRIKDNTRMFFLITITSTVALTAIGSVYAYWRDKEHQIDRDFPHAFFYSDVYNNKDRVDLKSDFIENSLKGKGLTYNKINEEFKYVIPKGGKDEVVIIKESSYKKLATLLNLSTVALNDNDTIIASSLIEYNRKNIIFDNIQLKVGERSSKGILPAFYGDVFIVKDDIYKKVKGERCYFNEINVENYMETLDICNNYYNKFGSDDGNKTYTNFLKAHILESTKIGYGVILFSAIFIGLIFFATTGSFLYNKCYMDVIEDKTKYKQLNKIGLTYKEIKKILNIEIGVLFLLPYLIAVIHFFFAISSLKYAFDIAITIPALQLIGVMMAAQIIYFYIVRKSYLLEVKKGLS
- a CDS encoding sensor histidine kinase; translated protein: MKNRVIDNPYIQNFLEKSLFIIILVLILATAKISSAITAINSSNGSINSMKSQIAYSNNKLDDLKKYESSMKNTSWITYDMWMKGCASISNIYIYDTTNKLKLLSEKPQDQLDKFSKDFKIETAGNTYNNVVKFIIIDKSKGTFITNDIANFDYIKANLKTFSAENGDLFNYVSNKGKWYNISYNSDSAPANRYNSNYQLINSTNFVEAYWFPKDYNYSKDDDALLNGMLDEAKKDFTTSNDASNKYIEELQKNIFDYKISIVFYSIIILILLTSIYFLGKERIIRALRYNFVTNSIRAINNWFERRGSLFKISVFIIFTSLSLFMIVGVLIFYHSINSSSLLIASTIVLLYSIVIFPKIISYSRYIDDIIRGISKITSGELEYVIDESGDKALSSLAHNINKLNKGFKVSIEEQIKNEKLKSELVANVSHDLKTPLTSIINYTDILLREDISEEEKEEFLKIINKKGLKLKSLIDDLFEISKITSGKVELNKHSVDVVELIGQSIAEYSDTELYFDKHLSFVFKTFTSKIEMDLDGSKMSRVFENLITNALKYSLNETRVHVEIEEVKKGIKISFKNISSSPLDFDKEEILERFVRGDRSRNSDIDGNGLGLAIAKSIVELHGGIMYLDFDGDLFKCIIELYY
- a CDS encoding methyl-accepting chemotaxis protein is translated as MKIKSIKMRTILALIPFTFVVLLIITVVSYMAGKLIIDTEIKGKMDYAAQSSSISIEDRLKNHSKVTESVAKVMAAAGTNLTKEQYKQILGDTALLNSDTYGVGVWYEPGKYNNMGLFGPYVYKDGDKTVYTEDYMTAEYNYLGQDYYKAAKANNKIYWTDPYYDDTSKTTFMTESVPFFDEQKNFLGVITGDVDLKSLQAAVSDIKIGKSGSAMLISSNGTYIAGADASKLTKVKITDEKNTSLASLGKTMIESKNGTNSYEDNGKQLVYYKSITGTNWILALRIPYSELYQPINNLLYILSAVGIIALICLVIIVVLYSSYINKHVGEVNELSAYIASGDLTRSIKARSEDELGKMTVNLNNMSEALKGVVLNVSESLEQIVATSEELTASAEQTHTAAEQIAVSAQEMAEYSEKQSGITEDTANKVMEISKNFEKIAETFEGVSDASSLASKRSGEGKKVVAKAMEQMNEINNKVIRSTEVVNLLGKKSTEIGQIISMITTISGQTNLLALNAAIEAARAGEHGKGFAVVADEVKKLAEQSAEAAGHISTLIDEIQGEITEAVSVMNVGTEAVSTGKIMVENARKSFEEISSAVDIVSGEVDSVSEIINEISKSAEILNGYVENIASLSRDSLANTQNVAAASEEQTSLMNEVSNAAENLTDMAIKLQDIISRFKL